In one Carassius auratus strain Wakin unplaced genomic scaffold, ASM336829v1 scaf_tig00016351, whole genome shotgun sequence genomic region, the following are encoded:
- the LOC113075053 gene encoding jun dimerization protein 2-like: MMPGQIPDPMMTAGSLPSVGPLAGIPSTTLTDQLKLAELYSLGTVLSPLILNRHAKRPFDVIKGESDDDEERKKRRREKNKVAAARCRNRKKERTDLLQQESERLETLNSVLKSQIEDLKSERQQLIVMLNLHRPTCIVRTDSMKSPESEQRSEQSD, encoded by the exons ATGATGCCTGGTCAAATCCCTGACCCGATGATGACGGCCGGTTCTCTGCCCAGCGTCGGTCCGCTGGCTGGTATTCCCTCCACCACACTCACAGACCAGCTCAAACTTGCAGAGCTCTACAGCCTCGGTACGGTTCTGTCTCCTCTCATCCTGAACAGACATGCCAAGAGACCGTTCGACGTCATCAAGGGTGAG TCAGATGACGATGAAGAACGCAAGAAAAGAAGGCGCGAGAAAAATAAAGTTGCAGCTGCTCGCTGTCGaaacagaaagaaggaaagaaccGACCTGCTCCAGCAG GAGTCCGAACGGTTGGAGACGCTGAACTCGGTGCTGAAGTCTCAGATCGAGGATCTGAAATCTGAGAGACAGCAGCTGATCGTGATGCTCAACCTCCACCGGCCCACCTGCATCGTCCGCACAGACAGCATGAAAAGCCCCGAGAGCGAGCAGCGATCCGAGCAGTCCGACTGA